The genome window TCGTCACCACAATTTCCTTGGGTCGATGTCTCTATTACTTTAAATTGTGTAGTAATAGGTACATAGTAAAAGTGTACCCCCGCTAtgacaatatataatataattacggGGCACTGCATGTAGTACTGTAGTACTGTAGTCTGTAATGTAACGTGAAAAGTCAGAGACAGCAGCAAGGAGGCACAACGAAGAATGGTACACGCCGGTAAGACATGGCATTGTTTCGGTCTAGCCCAGCCTTCTTTTTCTGACCTACACAGCTACACTTTTCCCGCGGCCAATATGTATCTAAATTAGTACTATTAAACATCATTagtatgtatttaaattaattttacatttaaaagcATCTGCGTGATATGGagaatattcaaattttttatcatttttatttttttcccaaacAAAATTCCAAAATGAGTGGTCAAATAAACTATTTAGCTATTATTGATTATTCTTGTGATAGAATGCAGGAGGTGTCATCTTGTGTGAGACAAGTAtcttttgcatcaattttttttacatgtaaaaaagtattttttttatattaattataaaaataacagaTATAAAAACGGTTGAAAAAATATTCTTGCTATAAAGTAAATAGGCTATTCAATATGAAAGAATTAAACTTGGTTTAGTTGTTAAATTTTActgatttcattttattatattatttttaaaatgtctcATCTTTCATTAGGTATATATGATTATGGtgcatatcttttttttattagtataaacTGAATTTGACTATTATAGAATTTAGAATAGCTTAGTCATATTACTTAATCAATCAAATTAGATCCCTTAATATATGTTCATGGTGCATATAAcaatttcatataataatttggGGTTTTAAATAGgtttaaatcaaattttctgCATAAACATCTcagtttctagttttttttttttgaaatggtTTATAACAGATTGTTGTGAAATGCACATCCAAATGTCAAAagagaatattaaaaatgtGTAATTGATAAAAGTTATTTATTCTTGTTTAAGGCGTACTAGTAAAATACTctaagttttattattattatttttataagttttaattaataataatgaatgCTTAAAGAATTATGTTACTAATTTATAAGTTACGAAATATCTTACCAAATACATTCAAAGGGAAATTTTGGCATTGGGACAAGCAAAAGGATTTACATTAACCCGTGCCATAACTTTAGGCGTCGAATCCTTAATTTTGATACCCCCACAGTGCCACACACCTTTTAAAAAACACCACCCACTTAAGGACCCTTTGAATGCTATTATTTATAACATTGAATGGTTTCACCAACTCTGGTTGAATTTTGATGAATATAACATGgagtttttaaatattatcttgcacaataattttgtttcacaaaaatataaaaagcagtttctcatttttcttataaagtAGTTTAACTAGAATATTAAATAGGATAAATGTTTATTTCTATCTAatcaaaatttgtaataaatatatatttttgaacataaaatttacaataaacgtacatttaaatatataaaacatattttaatttaaaatgaataaaataaattgtgacgtaaagttatttttaactattaataatttatcttaaaaattattgaaatttatttattgaaatttatttattgatagagataaaaatgatagattgaaagagataagaaattgaaaatcaaatataCGGATATTAATGTTAGTGTGAAGTGATCGGaagagattttctttttttcttgggtgatgtgtaatatatatatatatatatatatatatatatatatgtatgttgaaAGTGTATAACTAAAAgagtgagaaaaataaaaccttaCTCTTATTAGATTGAACATGATTaggattttcatatttttttcgtgacattttgaattcattttaataGCCAAATTAACTTTTACAACTAAtgcaaaccatttttttttccttttttatgtgcATGTaatgacaacaacaaaaaatgaagtttgAAACTAGGATCTTATATGCAAATTATTCAAACCTTTTACCACTAATGCAAACTAGTTTATGTTTGgggttaaaaaattatgttcttAAATAatcattacttttaaaaattgaaattgagaaagaaattttgataatttcaaaatgattattatcttagttacaaaataaaaaatgtaattataatgTGAAATGGTAATAACCCACATAACAAATTAAAGGTAGTGCCCATTTCTTGGTGTCATGTGAGTAGTCAAGAATTTATCCATTTCAAACCTTCAACTCTTACTTTagcacatttaaaaattaaaatcagcaaataagatttttttaccaaaaaagtaATTAACTTTTTTGGTGGTACATAAAAATGTAACTAATATTGATAAGTAGAATATTTTATCCAAACTTAATGTATAACCacaatttagtccttatatttaaaaatttattaaattgctTTATGTATAAAAACATACATTTCACATTTATTCCTTACTCGCATTTATACATCCTTAATTTAGTCTATGTTATAGTGTATTCTTAATTTGGTCCCTACAGTACTACAcatattaattagaatatattacATGTACAGGAACTAAATTAGGAAAACACTACAGCTATGGACTAAGCTAAGAATATGCAATACATGTGGGAACtaaataaactaataaagaATGTGTAAACAACATTATAACAAGGACCAAATTGATAATGATTGCACATATGAAAACTgattttttctatataaaaaaaactatatacgGGGTCAAATTTAAAATCCACAACCCATAAAAGAACAAAACTATTCATTTAAcctaaaatcaaatataataatctATGACAatgtttgaaataaattttttgaagaaataatttTGTAGTGTGAATACGATAGTTGTTAATtagtataattataataatgtcTTACAAACTAGTTTCTAAAGATATTGGTTaagaaatcaataataaaaatattttctttatcaaaaatCACGATAGAAATACATTATATataactataaaatatattgttataaaatatattgttagtgtaaaaaaaattacatcatcAAATTATgttaagtataatttttaaggtAAGTATggtaaatattaacaaaattttcatgaataaaaattattcttgaTTTTAACTCTGTTCTAAGTCCACCGTTGGATAATTGTTTTTGCCTACATACCAAGcccatataataatatttagccATTAGCATAAACGAAAGCAAAGAACACCTCAACACCCCAATTATTCTTAAAGAGAATATTTcttatttcatttgaatttattCACAATCAACCATATAATGTTTGGAaaggaaataaattataaatactaaCTATTttacacatgaaaaaaaaaaagcacacttTCCCCCAACTGGTATGGTATCCCTCTTAAATATATATGTACGAGACAAGGTTGATCCAGTGCAGCAGTGGTAGAGAATTCAGACTGCTTCATGAAAGGTAGCACCAATCCAGGAGCATTTAATTAGTTCAACCGCGGAAAGGCCTTTGCCTTAATTTAGGTAGGTTTCGTTAACGGAAATTTTGAAGTCATTTGCACGACACTTCTTTGACAGTGAGTGAACGAAGTCAATGATGCATTGATACGTGTATATGATTCAATGAAAGAATTTTAAtcatacataaaaaatgaaagaattttaatttagttagttaTATTTAATCAATACTTTATTTATCAATTGATGAGAAATGTTTTAAATAACGTCTTACACGATGTACTATATCCTACCCCTTGATGGAAATTTGAATCGTGTATTCGTTGGATAGGGATTGAGTCACGCGAGATATGACCCATTTAGATTATTGAAAAGAATGTAAATGAGGCAtagttatataataaaaatgacaaagatAATGTATAGAAAGTAGAGTTCTGGACTGCTCAACAATGACATTGGTCGTTCTCTCGAATATCAATAGCAATATTCAATTTAGAacattgtttaatttattacgataataatagaaaattacACTGGCAACCCCGTTTAAGTATAAAAGTACCTTTGACAATACAAATATCCTTTGACATCTTAGCggtaaattaattatgtatatgTTTGGCTGCTAGTTGGATGAATTTAAAAGTACTTTTATTCTCAAAGTTACAAATGCATTAGAATTCTAAACGCGAGCTTGTTCTCAACTTTTATCTAAAGGTAAACGAAatctatgtttattttaaatttttatagaattaatttttaaccactgaatataattaaattttttacttaaattgcTGTAAAAAACGTtacttaaattagttttaatagtaaattttatattaaaacgtATACGACatgtgtaaaataaatttatctcaaAAGCTAAATAACTACTAAAATGTTGaatcaacatttttttcattggtaaaaaaattcaatttaaaaaaaatccgtGTAATGGAAAGAACATAAGGAGATGTAAAAAACTTGACGTTAAATTATTATCAGAGTTcttcaataaatatttgaaataatgatataattttttttaactgcaggaatgatatgtatAGAAGAGTGTTaggataatataaaaaagctaaaatgtaaaaaaaaatcatgataaagaaaaaagacttTGTGACACTGACTCTAACATCTGCGTCTAcactagacaaaaaaaaaatgaaaatttgcttCAGTTTACAATACAATAGGAAAAGTCAACATAACAACAATTGAGGAAGTTTGATTAAGCGAAGCCTACAAATACAACGCCAAAATTAATTCTACGGTAAAATAGCGAGACTGAAATTTGCAGTTTTTCTAAGTTAAAATATTACAGCTGGATGGAACAACTTTAGTCTTCATATGAGTGAAAGTCAATACCCGAACCTAAGATTCTTCGAAGTTCTAACGTTGTTGAAGTGATACTCCGAGGTGCGTTCATTGACTTCTTGCCCTTGTTTTGAAAACGAAATAGGAACCACTCCAAGCTCgttactttcttaacttgttCTAACTGCAAAAAAGAAAACGGTACCTTTCAGTGACTTGTTCTAATGAAAACTGCCATGCActgtaaattaatttgattaccaTATAATATATATGGAAGGTTCTGAAATCAGGTGGTGTTGTCACGTATGACTGCAACTTTGATCCTTTCAACTGTGCACTTAATTAAACTGTTAACAGTGGCGACTGAACCCAGAGATAGCTTTGCAGTTGGGGCTGAATCAACTAAGATCTGGAATGCAACTGTGAGTAGAGAACCTCCAGACCCAACATCATGTATGGGCCCACCGTTTAATGCAGGAGGCCCATCAGGTAGAATAGCAAAGCCCGAGGGGAGCAGGGCAACATAGTCTGGATCCCCTCCACTCAAGACAACATTCATAGCAACAATATCCACAGGAGCATAAACTACATATGAGCCAGTTGAATCTGTGCAACTCTCTTGAAGTATCAGCATGTTGCTTTGGCTTGAATTTGCACTCTACGCACACAAGGTAGGTATTTACCAAAATACAGGGTCAGCTTTATGtgtcatgatatatatatatatatatatatatatatatatatatatatatatatacatacatgcaTGCCAAAAATTAAGTACACAGCAGGAACTTACATTGACTCGAAGTAAAGAGACACAGTTGCCGGGATCACGACCATTTGCTATATGTGCCAATTCTTGAACTAGACCCCCGTTGGAGAGAATGTCCCACTGAGAATTCAATTGGATATATTGTATCAGCTTCAAGGATgaatatatgtataattattatAGACAGACAGATAGATAGATACCTCATTTCTTGAGTTTTGATCACGTAGGAAATGAAAAACCCTCTTTGGAGGAACAGGAAGCCAAAAAGAAGTGGCAGCACTGAGCACTATACCGGGGGGTCTGCCAGGTTCGTCGGTGCTCTTTCTTGTCATTACCCTTACATCATCACATCCAGTTGCGGAGAGCGTTGTCCAAGCATGCGCGGTAGAAGCACCAACACCAGTGCAATAGCTCATTACCATTCTCTCCGCCAGCTTCATCATACTTTTCCTTCCCTCAGCACTCGTTATcactgcatgcatatatttgAGTTGAGGatatatgttaatattaatCGGAAACAAACAAATTCACACTCCACTCGATCACATACCACAGAGGTCCCCTGCTGGTATGTTGTTGGCCATTGAACTGGCAAGACGTTCGCATTGTCTTTCTAATGTAGCTACCCAGCGTTTAGCTCCAAAGGCCAGGCCCGAATTAACCAGAGTTCTATATATGCTATGCACTGCTCTATCATCCACTTCCACATGTTCAATCCATGTAACCTGATCCAGGAGGAATAATATCTAATAAAAATTCTGTTTTCTTGGGATCGATGTAtactactatgaaaaaaatttaagatgggcataatataattaatgaaaatgtgATTGTCACCTTGGAGTAACCGTTTGGCAATTCTTGAATTAAACAACCAGAGGGCCTTCTTCGGCTTCTTGAGATTGTACTGGGTCGCAGATTATCCAAGGAAACATCCACCACTGCCCATATCCCATCTGGTTGCTGCTTACAGTACCTTACGAAATAGTTCTCACGAGTAGGAACAAGTGGTGAAGCGACTTGGAACTCAGATGACAtctaaacacacaaaaaaaaaaaacaaaaacactttGTTAATTATATGAGGTGCtaagaaagatatatttttttgtcctgGTCGAGGGTAAAGTTATTATCTGTCAACAATACCAGCAAGGTCATGCATGGCGTAGAAGAAAAGGGGAGAAAAATGCGTACCACTTGCAAGGCTCCGTTGTAGTTTCCTGCTATTCCAGTTGAAAGGACTTCAAGGGTCAATGCTCTCGAGACAATACCGCAAAACACAGTTGACCATTGATTCTGAAAACCAGTACCCATCAATGTCATTGTCAGCTCAAGTGTctcattgattaagaaattgTAAGCTAAGAACATCTTTAATTAGCACTCACCACATCCATAAGGATATCAATAAGGTTAATGTGATTCATGATGACCACCACGGATTCCCTTGAAGCTTCTGATCTCAAGCCCAAGGGTTTGGGTCCTAAACCTCTAGTAGGGAAAGTCCTCAAGTATTCATCTTCATTTAGAATCTCAGAATGGTGGTTGCTTGGGACCCACAAAGGCTCTCCAGCCTGAGCTAGTCTTGTGAGTTCCTCCATAGCTGCAACAGCAAGCTCCACAATCATGGGTTTGTCAGCATCAGCAGGAGCTGGGAGTGGCCTAAAAAGGTCACTGCCTCCATACATTTCTCCTACCGTGCCTGATTGTGATCCATAGTTACCGACAGGCACGTGGTTGTTATTCAGAGATGAGAGGTTGGAGTACGAAGAAGTCACTGGCTTTCCAACATATTTGGCAGCAATTCCTGAAATCCTATCGATCTGAAGTAAAAGTAACTAACTTggttatttgattaagaaaaaaaaggaacaagGAGGCGTATTAATTAACGAGTTTCTTTTGTGGTACCTCTTCTCTTAACCGAGCATTCTCAATCCTCAAGTGTTGCTCGTCGAAGGACATTTCGCCAAGAGCAGCTGGGCCTCCACAGTTGGGGCATGTAGCATTGGTTAGGGCCTCCTTGTACCTGCTGTTCTCAGCGCGAAGCTTTTCATTCTCTGCCTTCAAAATAGCATTTTCATTTCGTTCATGTTGAGTCTACATGACCagcataaattaagaaaaagtatATATGTTAGTGGTACAACTTCAAATTCATATACTCCACAGTTCAATCTAATATAacttccctctctctctctctttgacTTACCTTCATCTGGGTGCGCTTGTTTTGGAACCAAAACTTGACTTGCAAAGGCTCTAACCCCAGCTCACGGCTCAGCTCTTTTCTTTGCTTGTCATCCGGGTGAGGACACTGCTTGAAGAAGCTGATAAAAGTAAAGTTGAAAACAACATAATACCAACTAAgcaaacatacatatatatatatatgtgtgtgtgtgtgtatgcgtGTGTgttttattatcatcatcagATATATATAAAGAGTGATGTATTGGAACAAATTAAGGTTTCATGATATTACGTACGCTTCCATTTCTTCAATTTGGCGCTGTGTGTGGCGGCGGTAACCCTTCTTTTTGGGTCGCGGGTTGGGATCTTGGTCGTCGCCAGAAGGAGCGTCCATGGTGTCAGTGATAGATTTGGTCTCGTACTCATCATCTCTGCAGGGCTTTGCCAAATCACTCTCAGAGCAAGTAGTCTTGTGGGGTGGTGACATATCAAGCAAGTGAGGGTGAGAATCAAACATGTTTGTGTCAAACATTGACTTCACTTAAATCCTTAAGTTCACAAGCCGCAATCTTCTTCTCTATAGCTTCTCTGCAAAACCaggatttcaaaaaatttaacacGCGCGAGGGGTAGAGAAAAATGTGGGAGATCGACCAAGAAGAGTGTAGTTTGTGTAGCCCTATATAGCGAGGGCccttaagaatatattttaaagaagttcaataatcaatataatatacattagaattagtttattattacattaaatGTTCATAACTACATAAggcaaaaatttaatatttttagtaaaatagtAAATGAGCAATgctatttcttttaaattaattatattatttatattgacTTTCTATGTACATCTtgtaaaatgtattaaaaattaaaaatccaaTACATCTGGCAtctcaaaaatatgaaaatatataatttaataagtattagcattaat of Glycine soja cultivar W05 chromosome 1, ASM419377v2, whole genome shotgun sequence contains these proteins:
- the LOC114367945 gene encoding homeobox-leucine zipper protein MERISTEM L1-like isoform X1 — its product is MFDTNMFDSHPHLLDMSPPHKTTCSESDLAKPCRDDEYETKSITDTMDAPSGDDQDPNPRPKKKGYRRHTQRQIEEMEAFFKQCPHPDDKQRKELSRELGLEPLQVKFWFQNKRTQMKTQHERNENAILKAENEKLRAENSRYKEALTNATCPNCGGPAALGEMSFDEQHLRIENARLREEIDRISGIAAKYVGKPVTSSYSNLSSLNNNHVPVGNYGSQSGTVGEMYGGSDLFRPLPAPADADKPMIVELAVAAMEELTRLAQAGEPLWVPSNHHSEILNEDEYLRTFPTRGLGPKPLGLRSEASRESVVVIMNHINLIDILMDVNQWSTVFCGIVSRALTLEVLSTGIAGNYNGALQVMSSEFQVASPLVPTRENYFVRYCKQQPDGIWAVVDVSLDNLRPSTISRSRRRPSGCLIQELPNGYSKVTWIEHVEVDDRAVHSIYRTLVNSGLAFGAKRWVATLERQCERLASSMANNIPAGDLCVITSAEGRKSMMKLAERMVMSYCTGVGASTAHAWTTLSATGCDDVRVMTRKSTDEPGRPPGIVLSAATSFWLPVPPKRVFHFLRDQNSRNEWDILSNGGLVQELAHIANGRDPGNCVSLLRVNSANSSQSNMLILQESCTDSTGSYVVYAPVDIVAMNVVLSGGDPDYVALLPSGFAILPDGPPALNGGPIHDVGSGGSLLTVAFQILVDSAPTAKLSLGSVATVNSLIKCTVERIKVAVIRDNTT
- the LOC114367945 gene encoding homeobox-leucine zipper protein MERISTEM L1-like isoform X2: MKTQHERNENAILKAENEKLRAENSRYKEALTNATCPNCGGPAALGEMSFDEQHLRIENARLREEIDRISGIAAKYVGKPVTSSYSNLSSLNNNHVPVGNYGSQSGTVGEMYGGSDLFRPLPAPADADKPMIVELAVAAMEELTRLAQAGEPLWVPSNHHSEILNEDEYLRTFPTRGLGPKPLGLRSEASRESVVVIMNHINLIDILMDVNQWSTVFCGIVSRALTLEVLSTGIAGNYNGALQVMSSEFQVASPLVPTRENYFVRYCKQQPDGIWAVVDVSLDNLRPSTISRSRRRPSGCLIQELPNGYSKVTWIEHVEVDDRAVHSIYRTLVNSGLAFGAKRWVATLERQCERLASSMANNIPAGDLCVITSAEGRKSMMKLAERMVMSYCTGVGASTAHAWTTLSATGCDDVRVMTRKSTDEPGRPPGIVLSAATSFWLPVPPKRVFHFLRDQNSRNEWDILSNGGLVQELAHIANGRDPGNCVSLLRVNSANSSQSNMLILQESCTDSTGSYVVYAPVDIVAMNVVLSGGDPDYVALLPSGFAILPDGPPALNGGPIHDVGSGGSLLTVAFQILVDSAPTAKLSLGSVATVNSLIKCTVERIKVAVIRDNTT